The Phycisphaerales bacterium sequence CATCCCCACGTTCTGCCGCGCCCTCCCCGGCACCACCTTCGACATCAAGTGGGGCGACAACTACTGCGCCTGCGTGGGCGGAAAGCTGTACTGCGTGGTGGAGACAGGCGATCCCACGCTGCCGGGGTTCAAGTGCGACGACATCGAGTTCGAGCGGCTCACGAAGCGCGAGGGGATCATCCCAGCGCCCTACGCGGCCCGCCACGGCTGGGTGAAGTTCACCGACCCGAAGGCGCTCCCCAAGCGCGAGCTGGAGGCGTGCATCCGCCGCAGCTACGAGCTTGTCGTGGAGAGCCTGCCGAAGAAGGTGCGCGAGAAGCTGGCCCAGTAGAGCGACGCAACCTGAGCACAATGAACGACGCCGGGACTGAGGCGCCTCGCCGAAGTCCCGGATTGGGGCGCGACACACCGCGCAGAGCCAGTGCCGCCGCCAATCCGGGACTTCGCTCAGAGCCGCTCAGTCCCGGCGTCGTATTCAAAACGCTTCAGCTCAGGGCTCGTTCGCCCGCCGGTCCTCGGCGCGGAACTCGTCCTTCACGCGCCCGAACGCGTCCTTGACGTGCCCCTTCGCCTT is a genomic window containing:
- a CDS encoding MmcQ/YjbR family DNA-binding protein encodes the protein MAKKTVRKAAPRKKPVTKKGAKAAPTPTAAAGYETAPIPTFCRALPGTTFDIKWGDNYCACVGGKLYCVVETGDPTLPGFKCDDIEFERLTKREGIIPAPYAARHGWVKFTDPKALPKRELEACIRRSYELVVESLPKKVREKLAQ